The Microplitis mediator isolate UGA2020A chromosome 10, iyMicMedi2.1, whole genome shotgun sequence genomic sequence AGAAAAAGAGAAATAGCGGACCAATACAGAAAATCTGTAGTGTTAAAAAGATTGGATTGAATTTGTCGTTTCTTGATGGGCATTACTAGGATAAACGGACTATAATCGACAACCTGTAGAATTTATATACGATCAATTGTCAATGAGCTGCGTATATCTATTTTAATGTGTACGTTAAGCTTTTTGATATCAGTTTCTTTTAAGTAATTGACAATtatattaagtaaattattttattgcccataaattttattgataaaaattgtattactatttttttttttttttttttttttaggtagttataaatacttttatgtgtaatatatatgtatgacgACGCTATTGAAGGTGTCGTACTCTTTTAAACTGACTTTCAGActgtaatagtatattacactacaagggaagaaagttgaaattcctgccctgtgtgataagatgcccgaggcgaagccgagggcatCATGACACACAGGGCAGGGCTTTCAACTATCTTCCCGTGtggtgtatacgatttttctttatacctggtcgaaagtacgtttattaattacatttttgaatactatgAACAATACAACCACGTTCTGCCTTCAGCTGACAGGTcggccatgttttttttatttgctccctattgacgcgcctctttcggacatacataaaactttaatttttttccgtctctcttttttttttttgttgcgtttttgctgcctgccccgcgacatttgaaagcacgagcgaagcgagtgcgtctggtcggcgggggcaggcatcaaaaacaaaacaaaaaaaaagacataattatacttataaaaaataaaaaataactattttttttcgaaagaaataaatttatgcctataaacaagatttttttcctgccaataaataatatataaataaatacataaactttcaataattaacttcgcctctgcatcaaaatcttttatcacCTCATCCTCGTCCATAGATTCATCCGATGaaactttttcatttatcTTATCATTGTAATTAcactgtttaattaaaatattacgtaCAACGAGACACAAAAATACTGACGCATATATAAAGCAACGATCTACGACGTtatcgtgaaaaattttatttataaagtggTAGACGATCACTAGATGGCAGCAACCGGCTGTTTCTGTAGgcccgaaaaaattttttgctcccgGCGACAAAAGTGACGCGCATGTAACTCCACCAGGAGAGGGAAATAAGACTTTAGGCCTTAAAATTAGGGAGGGAAGTGCGTACTTTCGACTAAGGGATAAAGAAAAAGAGTTTTTCAAAGAGgtcggtttaaaaaaaatctttccaATGAAAATTCATACAAACTCTCTACACTAGGCATCAAATACCCTCGAGCTCATTTGGTAGCTCTcactctttttattttatatcccGTCTGTCTTTCTTCATTGATTATTttcgttctatttttttccacGCGAACAtatctttgtttttttatttattattttgttttttatttcttttgcgTTTTATCATCAACCTGATGagtatacattttttcatcagattaattacttatgaaatgtaataataataattgaatagatatatgtaaaatacgaaatattaaatattattattattttcagaaattaCAGAAAATGGAAAGCCATTGGAGCAACGACGATACACATGGGGCGtcagttattaaattattattttaatataaacgaAAAAGTGTAAGATGATATTTGCGTATTAGTGATAATATTGTTGtgatgatatttataaaacgaTGTTGAATCACATGCACTTCCAAAGAgtatcttaaataaaaaataaagatttcttttattttttttgtatttaaataaataagtagtCACGGGATCAGCGTCAGCCAATTAAGCAATCTCATTCGTTGCAGAGAAAGTGccagaaaaaataacaataataaaaataataaataaaattagagtatataaaaacgtaaataaaaatgCCGAGTATTTAAATCACCAAAAATAGCcagggaaaaatttaaaacgtttATATACCACACGTGAGTGACAATGTGTAATGGCAAGCGCGTTAAGAGAGTGAATAGGAGGCTTGGAATGCCGGTGAGACACCACCGACGATATCGAAAGTACCGGAAGATCCTCTGATTTATTTGTTCtcttgcatatatatatatatatataataaatccATCTTGAagttataattgtaattattattattattactactgcTAACACATCAAAAGAAAcgtgatttttaataatttacaagttAGATTACTTtgtgatatttaaaaagaaaagtaaataagaagaaaaaaatataaattaataattaacctGACGCTCAagcgaataattaaataataattataattaccgtACCTACCAAAGGCTGATTAATCTACGTATATATTTACCTcgtttttactcaaaaaatacttatttaataataattataataaaaatattaataataatgataaagagATTAATAAACGTTAGAATCAAGAGATGATTTAGTGGTTATTAAGTCagtcgaccgaattaaaataataaatactaaaagTGCAGTGTGCAAGTGAAAAAAAACAGTACACAAAtctatgtacgtatgtatagAAATGTGTAAATAAATGTGTAACAGAGCTTCAGATGTAAAATGAAAGGAAGATGGGAGAGAGGACACGGTCCAAGCCGTCGGTGTTCGTCGGTCGTCGGCGTGCGGGCAAACGGACACTGCGAGGTCCGACGATAAGCGTCGTCGTTAACGATGCGGGATCTAAACGCATACAACTGCAACAAATTGTACGAGGACGTCGAGTGGTCAGGACCGGGTATCGTTGGTACCCTCGTCGTCCTCGCATTTGTCGACATAATGGTAATTCTTGGCAATGTACTTGTCATACTCGCCGTTTACCACACTACTAAGCTCCGTAACGTCACCAACATGTTCATCGTTAGTCTCGCGGTTGCTGATCTCTTGGTCGGGGTTGCTGTGCTTCCCTTCAGTGCAACCTGGGAGGTCTTCAAGGTAATGTTGTCCACTGACTCAAAGgcgtagtaattttaaataaaacaacaaacaaattttataaaataaaaagagctTTGTGTATTTAAGTATCTTACGTCTTGACGTCATTTCTTATCTCGAGTCTCCCCTTAACGCCCcttgtataattaatttaccgtTAATCGATGTCACAAGGTCTGGATATTTGGAGACTTGTGGTGCTCGGTGTGGCTGGCAGTGGATGTGTGGATGTGCACGGCGTCAATATTGAATCTATGTGCGATAAGTCTCGACAGGTACTTGGCTGTTACCAGGCCAGTTAGTTATCCCCAGGTaaaacaatacttttttttaatcttatcGTTTATGTATCATACctatatatttaattcatatttatatgtatacatatgtatgcatatatatttataattaattgatgtatgtatatatagacgTAAGTTTGTTATCCATTTGATGCTGTCTGTTGCTTGACTGGTTGAAGCTGATTGGTTGCAGATAATGTCACCAAAGAGAGCAAAGCTGCTGGTCGCAGCTGTGTGGGTGCTGAGTTTCGTCATCTGTTTTCCACCTCTTGTCGGATGGAAAGATCAAAGGGTACGGAGCTATTGTTCATAGAACATGTAATTCAATAATTGCATTTGTCATCGTCGCGATGTCTTTTTCATGCGGATTATccttgtatttttaaaaataacgtagcgttatttataaaaaaaaacatttacagaaaatttattaattaattaaaactatagtaaaaaaaattacttttaataaatgaaaatttaattatcataaaaactttttaattgtgATAGTCAGCAAACAATAGCGATTTGTAttaaaacttttgtttgaacaaaatatttattaaatatcataaaactattgattacttttacaaataaatattttaaccaAATATTTTCGGTGAACCTTTTAAATTGACGAATCgcgcaaataaaaaaaatgtctatgtgtacatatagattttgtttttatcCAACAGTCAAACCCTCAACGAAATGACGTATCGACACTGGATGACAGTGGGCCGTACAATAAAACACGAATTATTTTACAACCAAAGCCGTGTCCGTGGATATGTGAGCTTACCAATGACGCGGGTTACGTTGTCTACAGTGCATTAGGTTCATTCTACATACCGACACTAGTCATGTTATTTTTCTATTGGAGAATATACAACGCGGCTGTATCAACGACTAAAGCCATCAACCAGGGATTCCGTACCACCAAAGGTTCAAAAATGCTAGGATCAAGGTATCTATACTTATACTTATATACActtcaaaaaaagtaacgGAGTAAACGCGGAGTAAATGCGAAATGGGTGActggttatttttttgagccgcTCGGAGTGAAATATACTCCGaagagaaatttaatttaatattgtcCTGGgtctaaaataaaacttgattcaggctcgcttcaccttattttcttttgaagttatcgatttgccgacgatttttcgataaaatctcgactttttcgacttaaattaaatttttttcaactttatgaacttttttgatcttagtttcaacttatttaaacttgtttgtattttttaatcttaatttgaacttattcgtctttacttcgagcacgatagtcattcattttacttttgacttgctgaatcaagtcgaaatatagttttttattcgccttactttcgccttaatacataaaaattatttcacctcaGTTTTGACTTTGTcgccttataatttaagttcaatttcgacttgatttcaactttttcgtcttaaatcgtgactgagtaagccagttaagtctaaaccaaggcggaAGCTCTATGTATTTAatatctccgtaaaaaaagtcgagtttgtcttgtgaaaaacggctccaacttgcgacttggtaaaccaagtcgaaatcaagttttatttttgacctgaggaaactccgaatcggaatGACTGCggacttaaataaaatccatttcGTTCAAAAATCAttccactgaaaaaaaaaatccccatttattccgtatgcggagtgattttttttcaacctccggaactccgagtgacggagtgaattcagatttaaataaaatccgtgatcactcccgattttttacagcgtaTATATCAAcgtatctaaaaatataaaataagattatttttaattactctcAATTAAACGCTATTCAGGTTGCATGTACAAAGATAACCGGCAattacatagacatatatatacgcgtttatttatttatttgtcttGCACGCGCTCTTGACAACGATAATTGCGCCTTGAATACGTGTAGGCAAACGAGCCTCGCAGATAAGGcatttaagtatttaaaaaaatgtatttgagTTATATAATTAAAGAGAACGAGACAAATTAATGAGAGTAAAAAGACGGCAAACGTTGAAAAGCTCCAGCTACTTGATAAGCATATATGTTTAGTTACCTCTACGACGCCCACTAAAGAACAACAACAAGAACAACCAACaaccaacaacaacaacacaGCCTCGTTCATCCGGTTATATATTTCTCTTAGCGATACGGAAAATTTATAGCGCGAGCATTTGTCTCTACTACCGCGACTTTAAATGCCTCCGGTAATTGCTTTAAGTCCGTCGTAACTTGTCGTGCTACGCGTGTAGTCATATGCGGTTTTTAGTATTGTTAtgatttgtatatatgtaattttatagtttaatTTTCAACTCAAATTGCTGTTTTTATTATCGTTATAAATATAACGTTTAATGTTACATTTATATCTTGAGGGATGTGTTTGTAGAAATGATTAATTCCGGGGAACTTGGGGCAAATGGAGACTCCCctttgaagaaaaaatgttgtttttttttttttttttatttaaaaattgttatttacaGAAGCTACGTGAGGGTGGAGAAAGGCGGCTTCCCTAGGCAGTGcagctaaaatttttagtgaaaaaatattttttttataaagtttttgtTACTTGaactgtttttttaaatcagagGATTCGAGCAAAACAAACTTCCGGGGTAAAATGAtccacttaaaaaaaaacgatgaaactttttttttgctaaaaataTTTGGGTAGCCGTATTTCCCTGTTTGGTCAACTTATCTCACccttgtaaataaaaaatgtttgataaaaaaaaggaaaaattatcttttctCTAAAATGGTGTTTAATTTTGCCCTGGTGTCTCATTTTGCCTTGGGCTCCCCTATATTATATAATGccacaataatttatttttattattttattcatcttCGTCTGTTATAGATTTAATGAACAACGACTGACACTAAGGATACACCGCGGACGTGGTAGTGTTTATAACGGCGGTGCTAATAACAGTAACACGAGTCCTAAAAGTCCTGAATCAAATCGTAGTGCGTCAGTACGtaaagacaaaataaaaatatctgtttCTTATCCTAGTACTGAAACTCTTAATACAAAGTGTAATACTCTTGAACGTACGCCGTCAAAGTGTTCGCAAATTTCTGTTCACTATAACAGTAATGGACAGACGCAGAGTCATCTTTGTCCATCTGCGAGGAATACGCATCTGAAGGTAATTGTTTAATATTCAGTATCCATGTTGAGTTATTGTTTCATTCCATTTTAAAATGTccatatagatttatatatacatatatatgtagaagAAACCACACGAATGTAGTCATAGGCTTTAGTTTTGAGAATGATAAGTGAACTGAATATAATAACATTCTGAATATTGGACATTCCAGCTGACGGGTAGTTCTGTAAATGACATTTATTTTGTCTATGGTATTGTTCTGTATGCCGGTTATGTATGTGAGTGTATAAATGTGTATGAGAGAGACAATCAAGTTGTGCGGTTGttactgttgttgttgttggtaCAGAGTGagaggaaaataaaaagagacagaaggagagagagagagaggaaATGCAGCGGTAGAGGATTCATTCGTGTGGCTTAATTACCAGTGTCCATATATGACTGAATAAACCGGTCAATTAATATATACTACACAGGAAGTATACTTGCGAGTGTTATAATTCTGTCAATagcaattatttaacatttatttgcatcattgattttttgttattattctcATATGTGTAATAACATTATGTGGtttcaattcattttgaataaaaataaagtagtgCAGCAAgacattaatttttcctcattgcccaagataataaaaaaatataaatgaga encodes the following:
- the LOC130675315 gene encoding octopamine receptor Oamb-like isoform X2, whose translation is MRDLNAYNCNKLYEDVEWSGPGIVGTLVVLAFVDIMVILGNVLVILAVYHTTKLRNVTNMFIVSLAVADLLVGVAVLPFSATWEVFKVWIFGDLWCSVWLAVDVWMCTASILNLCAISLDRYLAVTRPVSYPQIMSPKRAKLLVAAVWVLSFVICFPPLVGWKDQRSNPQRNDVSTLDDSGPYNKTRIILQPKPCPWICELTNDAGYVVYSALGSFYIPTLVMLFFYWRIYNAAVSTTKAINQGFRTTKGSKMLGSRFNEQRLTLRIHRGRGSVYNGGANNSNTSPKSPESNRSASVRKDKIKISVSYPSTETLNTKCNTLERTPSKCSQISVHYNSNGQTQSHLCPSARNTHLKVGGINRVGSSRRPSRRSSCESQVTGDEVSLRELTPGSEEKPRVMRMGKRNIKAQVKRFRMETKAAKTLGIIVGGFILCWLPFFTMYLVRAFCPNCIHPTVFSVLFWLGYCNSAINPCIYALFSKDFRFAFKRIICNCFCKRKKNSLRRGSDGSQLATRLFIDDKNNKKYIVLPKKKSIDIK
- the LOC130675315 gene encoding octopamine receptor Oamb-like isoform X1, whose amino-acid sequence is MRDLNAYNCNKLYEDVEWSGPGIVGTLVVLAFVDIMVILGNVLVILAVYHTTKLRNVTNMFIVSLAVADLLVGVAVLPFSATWEVFKVWIFGDLWCSVWLAVDVWMCTASILNLCAISLDRYLAVTRPVSYPQIMSPKRAKLLVAAVWVLSFVICFPPLVGWKDQRSNPQRNDVSTLDDSGPYNKTRIILQPKPCPWICELTNDAGYVVYSALGSFYIPTLVMLFFYWRIYNAAVSTTKAINQGFRTTKGSKMLGSRFNEQRLTLRIHRGRGSVYNGGANNSNTSPKSPESNRSASVRKDKIKISVSYPSTETLNTKCNTLERTPSKCSQISVHYNSNGQTQSHLCPSARNTHLKVGGINRVGSSRRPSRRSSCESQVTGDEVSLRELTPGSEEKPRVMRMGKRNIKAQVKRFRMETKAAKTLGIIVGGFILCWLPFFTMYLVRAFCPNCIHPTVFSVLFWLGYCNSAINPCIYALFSKDFRFAFKRIICNCFCKRKKNSLRRGSDGSQLATRNDRSPNYSIRVPQHGVSIEDSDPEHNVHSGSDSR